DNA sequence from the Candidatus Brocadiia bacterium genome:
GTCGGCATGGTAGTTGACGTTTACGCCGGTAGCGGCTATTTGGGTGAAACTGACACCGTCGGCGGAGCGTTCGAGCTGGAATCCGCTTTCGTTGACGGAGTTATCTATCCATATCAGGTTTATCTGGTCGACGGTTACGGTAGTGGCGGTCAGCACGGTCGGGGCGTTAAGGGCAATCACCTCCGAGGCCTCGTTGGAATAAGCCGAGCTGGTGTTGGCGTTGCAGGCCCAGACCCGGTAGTAATAGATATCGCCATCCACCAGTCCGGTGTCGGAATAAGCCACAGCGTCGGCGCCGAGCGCGCTGATCTGGCTGTAAACACTGCTCGAGCCGGTTTTGCGCTCAACCTTGTAGCCGGTTTCGTTGGCGGAGTTGTCGGTCCAGGCCAGGTTTATCTGGCTGGATGAGATAACCGCGACGTTGAGCGCCGACGGCGGCTGGAGCGGCGTGGTTATGGACGATTCGTTGGTGTAGGCGGTCTGGCCCAGGGCGGCGCTGCAGCCGCGCACCCGGTAAGAATAGACGGTTCCATCCATCAGCCCGGTATCGGAATAAGTCACGGCGTTGGCGCCGGTTTGGGCAATCTGGACAAAGGCGCCGCCGGAACCGGTTTTACGCTCGACCTGGAACCCGTCTTCTTTGCCGGAGTTATCGGTCCAGGCCAGGTTGACCCCTGCGTAGTTGATAACCGCGCTGTTGAGCTGGCTGGGCGAACTGAATGGCGTGGCGGCCGAAGCGACCCCGGAATAATCGCTGTCGCCGCTCGGGTTACGCACCCGGACCCGGTAGTAATAAAGCGTAGCATCATTCAGGCCGGAGTCGCTGTAGGATACGGTATTGGCCGGAAGTACGGCGCACATGACAAAGCCGGTCCCGTCGGCGGAACGCTCAAGCCGGAAGCCGGTCTCATCGGCAGTGCCGTCGGCCCAATTAAGGTTTATCTGCGAGGCCGAGACAACTACAGCGACCAGATTGGCCGGCGCGGCCGGCAATGCCGGAGTGCCGGCCGAGGCGCTGTTGGAATACATCGAGTCGCCGTTGGAATTATATGCCCTGACCCGGTAATAATAAGTCACTCCCGGCGCTAATCCGGAATCAACGTATGTAATTACATCTGCTCCGGTTAGGGCGAGCTGGGTGAAACTGACCCCGTCGGTAGAACGCTCTATCTTTACGCCGTCCTCGCTGTTGGAGTTATCCTGCCAATCAAGAGTAATCGCGGTGTAATTTGCTGATGCTCTCAGGCTGGAAACCGCGCTGGGGAGCGGAGCTGACGAGCCGGCCAGGCTTTCCTCGCTGGGCTTGCTATTATCGCACAGCCCGCCGTAGCCCAGGGCTAAAAAGGAGGTTAACAAAAAACCCAGGATTAATCTTTTCGGCATGCCATCCTCTTTTTACTGGAAGTTATTAAAAAGCCCATCTGCCGGAGTGCAATTTAGTCCCATTAATGAAATTTGTCAAGGATTTATCCGGCGGATATGCTCTCCTGTTTCCTTGACACTATCATAAAATTATATTATAGTTCGGCGGTTAGAATCGGCCTGCTAGCAGGCACGGGGAAAATGATTTCTATGTCTATCAGATCTAAGCTGACAATAATATTCCTGGCCATCGCCTTGATTCCCTTGTTCCTGGTCAGCATGAACACCTTCCATAACTACCAGGATTCATTAGAATCGAGCCGGCTTTCACAGTTGCAGAACCTCATCATCTTTAAAGCGGATAAAATAGAAACATATTTCAACTCGTTAAAGACTGATCTAGGTATAATCCAAAGCGGTTACGCCATTAAGAAAAATCTCCCGGTATTGACCCGGCTGGCTAATAACCCGGCCAATCCGGAATTCATCGCCGCCAGGAAAATGCTTGACGAGGTCTTGCTGAATATGCCGCCGATTTTAGGCTTGGTTGATATCATGCTGGCTGCACCTTCGGGCAAAGTGGTTTATTCAAGTGATCCGGAGCATTCCGCCAAAGACTTTTTAGGTTCCTTCCCCGCCCCCGGGCAAAAGGCATTCCAGGAAGGAAAAGATAAAATTTACCTTTCCGACATATTCCTGGATAAAACAATGGGCAATAAACCATCCATGATGGTTACGGCTCCGGCCTTTGATTTTAACGGAAGTTTTATCGGGGTTATCGGCTTGGAATTGGATATGACTCATATGTATAAAATTATCCAGGACATTACCGGCCTGGGTAATACCGGTGAAACCCTGATCGGAAAACTCGAAGGAAATCAGGTGGTCTATTTAAACCCCCTCCGGCACGACCAGAAAACGGCGCTGGAGAAACACGTGGCTATGGGAGGAATCATCGGCAAGCCTATTCAGGAGGCCGTGCAGGGCAAAAACGATTCCGGCCGGTTGATCGATTACCGTGGTGAAGAAGTCATTGCCGCCTGGAGATATCTTCCATCCTTAGGCTGGGGAATGGTGGCCAAAATAGACAGCCGGGAAGCCTTTGCCGATGTGAAAAATTTAAGACATCTGTTATTTATCATCCTGGGCGTCATCGTCATTTTATCCGGTATCGCGGCATTTTCCATCGCCCAGTCTATCTCCGGACCGATAAAAAAACTCTCCAAAGGCACCCAGATAATCGGCAGCGGAAACCTGGACTATAAAGTTGCCACTGATTCAAAAGATGAAATCGGCCAGCTCTCAAGGACCTTCGACAAGATGATACAGGATTTAAAGCAAACCACCGCTTCGCGCGATGAATTGAACCGTGAAATAACCGAGCGCAAGCAGGCCGAAAAGGAACTGCGCGAAAGCGAAAAACGGCTGACCAGGGCCCAGGAAATCGCGCATCTGGGCAGCTGGGAACTTGACCTGGTCAATGACCACCTGTCCTGGTCGGACGAGGTCTACCGCATCTTCGGCCTTAAACCCCAGGAGTTTGCCGCCACCTACGAGGCGTTTCTGGAACGTATCCACCCGGACGACCGGGCCGCGGTTGACGCCGCCTATTCCAACTCACTGCGCGACGGCAAAGACACCTACGAAATAGAACACCGGGTCGTGAATAAATCCACCGGTGAAGTCCGTATCGTCCATGAAAAATGCGAACATACCAGGGATGAAGCCGGCAAGGTCATCCGTTCAGTCGGCATGGTCCACGACATCACCGAGCGTAAAAAGGCCGAGACAGAAATCAAGCGGTCCAACGAAAACCTGGAACAGTTTGCCTATGTAGCGTCCCACGACCTCCAGGAACCCTTAAGGGTGATGTCCAGCTATTCACAATTGCTGGAAAAGCGCTATAAGGACAAGCTGGACCAGGATGCCGATGATTTCATCGAGTTCATCGTGGACGCCGCCAGGCGCATGCAGATGCTGATCACCAACCTGCTGGAATATTCCCGGGTCGGACGCAAAGAAATCCTGGCGACAAAAGTAGATTCCAACGAACTGGTGGACAAAGCCGTCAAAAACCTGTCCGAGTCCGTAAAATCCACCGGCGCCGCCGTAACCCGCGGAAATCTGCCAGTGGTGCATATCCCGGAAAGCGGGTTCCTGCAATTATTCCAGAACCTGATCGGCAACGCCATAAAATTCCACGGCGCCGAACCGCCCAAAATCAATATCAGCGCCGAAAAACGGGATAGCGACTGGCTGTTCAGCGTCAAGGATAACGGCATCGGCATCGAACCGCAATACAAGGACAAGGTCTTCCAGATTTTCCAGCGACTGCATTCCCGCCATGAATATCCGGGCACCGGCATCGGGCTGGCTATCTGCAAAAAGATAGTCGAAAATCACGGCGGCCGGATCTGGCTGGAATCCCAGGCCGGCAAAGGGACAACGTTTTACTTTACAATACCGCGGTTATTTAATATCTTGCAAGAGAAGGAGGAATAACAGCATGAATAAAAACAACGGAATAGCAAGCCCCATTAACGTGCTTCTGGTCGAGGACAGCCCGGCCGACGTGCGGCTGACCAAGGAGGCGCTCAAAGAGGAAAAACTGCACGTCAACCTCAGCGTGGTCAATGACGGCGTCGAGGCCATGGAATTCCTGCGCCGGGAAGGCAAGTTCGCCCAGGCCGTCCGGCCCGACCTGATATTGCTGGACCTGAATCTGCCTAAAAAAGACGGGCGCGAGGTGCTCAAAGAAATCAAGTCCGATGAAAAACTGAAAAGCATTCCCGTCGTCATCCTGACCGTTTCCAAGGCCGAAGAAGACATAGCAAAATCGTATAACCTGCATGCCAATTGCTATATCACCAAACCGTTGGATTTGCTCCGATTCTCAATAGTGGTAAAATCCATAAAGAATTTCTGGCTGACCATCGTCAAACTGCCGCCCAAAGAGGGGTAGGCGGCCAGGAACGGGGATACGATAAACGAAAAGACGATAAAACGACAGACGCAAGGACGAAAAGACGAAGGATGGGAAAATGACGGAAAGGATAAATAGCGTCAGGGATTTGGAAGTTTATCAGATTGCTTTTGATAC
Encoded proteins:
- a CDS encoding ATP-binding protein; this encodes MSIRSKLTIIFLAIALIPLFLVSMNTFHNYQDSLESSRLSQLQNLIIFKADKIETYFNSLKTDLGIIQSGYAIKKNLPVLTRLANNPANPEFIAARKMLDEVLLNMPPILGLVDIMLAAPSGKVVYSSDPEHSAKDFLGSFPAPGQKAFQEGKDKIYLSDIFLDKTMGNKPSMMVTAPAFDFNGSFIGVIGLELDMTHMYKIIQDITGLGNTGETLIGKLEGNQVVYLNPLRHDQKTALEKHVAMGGIIGKPIQEAVQGKNDSGRLIDYRGEEVIAAWRYLPSLGWGMVAKIDSREAFADVKNLRHLLFIILGVIVILSGIAAFSIAQSISGPIKKLSKGTQIIGSGNLDYKVATDSKDEIGQLSRTFDKMIQDLKQTTASRDELNREITERKQAEKELRESEKRLTRAQEIAHLGSWELDLVNDHLSWSDEVYRIFGLKPQEFAATYEAFLERIHPDDRAAVDAAYSNSLRDGKDTYEIEHRVVNKSTGEVRIVHEKCEHTRDEAGKVIRSVGMVHDITERKKAETEIKRSNENLEQFAYVASHDLQEPLRVMSSYSQLLEKRYKDKLDQDADDFIEFIVDAARRMQMLITNLLEYSRVGRKEILATKVDSNELVDKAVKNLSESVKSTGAAVTRGNLPVVHIPESGFLQLFQNLIGNAIKFHGAEPPKINISAEKRDSDWLFSVKDNGIGIEPQYKDKVFQIFQRLHSRHEYPGTGIGLAICKKIVENHGGRIWLESQAGKGTTFYFTIPRLFNILQEKEE
- a CDS encoding response regulator, with translation MNKNNGIASPINVLLVEDSPADVRLTKEALKEEKLHVNLSVVNDGVEAMEFLRREGKFAQAVRPDLILLDLNLPKKDGREVLKEIKSDEKLKSIPVVILTVSKAEEDIAKSYNLHANCYITKPLDLLRFSIVVKSIKNFWLTIVKLPPKEG
- a CDS encoding fibronectin type III domain-containing protein; this encodes MPKRLILGFLLTSFLALGYGGLCDNSKPSEESLAGSSAPLPSAVSSLRASANYTAITLDWQDNSNSEDGVKIERSTDGVSFTQLALTGADVITYVDSGLAPGVTYYYRVRAYNSNGDSMYSNSASAGTPALPAAPANLVAVVVSASQINLNWADGTADETGFRLERSADGTGFVMCAVLPANTVSYSDSGLNDATLYYYRVRVRNPSGDSDYSGVASAATPFSSPSQLNSAVINYAGVNLAWTDNSGKEDGFQVERKTGSGGAFVQIAQTGANAVTYSDTGLMDGTVYSYRVRGCSAALGQTAYTNESSITTPLQPPSALNVAVISSSQINLAWTDNSANETGYKVERKTGSSSVYSQISALGADAVAYSDTGLVDGDIYYYRVWACNANTSSAYSNEASEVIALNAPTVLTATTVTVDQINLIWIDNSVNESGFQLERSADGVSFTQIAATGVNVNYHADFGLAENTVYYYRVRAHNPNDQSGYSNILAVATALKTPSNLTAVVISATAIALTWTDNSNYEDGFKIERKTGSGGVYAVILTTAVADITAFTDTGLAKGNTYYYRVKAVNNITKSDYSNETSAYTNYWTLKNPTGILPSARTQFSMVWDGTKAIMFGGYDGSQYLDDLWWYYPATNTWVEKIALNSVGSPTAREKHQMVWDGQNIILFGGVGVSGGFTDLWWYDPWTNTWTQKIANLMPGSPQSIFGHSMVWDGTRVILFSGGNAVVNNNELWWYEPITNTWTQKIPNNTAGSPPARYYHAMVWGGVRIILFGGYQTYSDWWWYDPTLNIWTVKIQTGGLARQYHTMAWDGANVLIFGGSDNTGCNNDLWLYNPNTNSYVERIPKDSPGSPSARVFSKLIWDGTKGILFGGTVQGSPDTYKNDIWWYEP